A stretch of Pseudomonadota bacterium DNA encodes these proteins:
- the amrS gene encoding AmmeMemoRadiSam system radical SAM enzyme encodes MRQAELFTKLSDHRVRCELCAHRCMLQPGQSGICGVRYNEGGVLYTRVADLVVASHVDPIEKKPFYHIYPGSKSYSVAAPGCNFRCRHCQNYEISQVSQLKGGRLPGRHRAAAELVREAVATGCRSLAYTYTEPTVFFEMMLDVAPLAAEKGLLNLMVSNGYLSSAARQRLYPLIQGANIDLKAWSDGFYRRICGVASKRPVLETISDFVGHGIWVEVTTLLIPGYNDRESELQEMSRFLVSLSPSIPWHVTGFFPTYRLTGVSATPPETISRAREIGLASGLRYVFAGNLPGIGGEDTVCHHCGEVLVERYGFAVLRNQISGAACPACGTPVAGIF; translated from the coding sequence ATGCGTCAGGCTGAACTTTTCACAAAGTTGTCAGACCATCGGGTTCGTTGCGAACTCTGCGCACATCGTTGCATGTTGCAACCTGGGCAGAGCGGCATCTGCGGCGTGCGCTATAACGAAGGCGGCGTGCTTTACACCAGGGTCGCCGATTTGGTGGTTGCCTCCCATGTTGATCCGATCGAAAAAAAACCATTCTATCATATTTATCCCGGTTCTAAAAGTTATTCCGTCGCCGCCCCGGGCTGCAACTTCAGATGTCGACATTGTCAGAATTATGAGATTTCGCAGGTGTCGCAACTGAAAGGAGGCAGGCTCCCCGGTCGGCATCGGGCGGCGGCGGAACTGGTGCGGGAGGCGGTGGCCACGGGTTGTCGGTCGCTGGCCTATACCTATACCGAGCCGACGGTTTTTTTTGAAATGATGCTGGACGTGGCTCCTCTGGCGGCGGAAAAGGGTCTGCTTAATCTGATGGTCAGTAATGGTTACCTGAGCTCGGCGGCCAGACAGCGGCTCTATCCGCTGATTCAGGGCGCCAATATCGATCTCAAAGCCTGGTCGGATGGTTTCTATCGACGTATTTGTGGGGTTGCAAGCAAGCGTCCGGTGTTGGAGACGATCAGTGATTTTGTCGGCCACGGAATCTGGGTCGAGGTGACTACGCTGTTGATCCCTGGGTACAATGATCGAGAATCTGAGTTGCAGGAAATGTCCCGTTTCCTGGTCTCCCTGTCGCCTTCAATTCCCTGGCATGTCACCGGCTTTTTCCCCACCTATCGCTTGACCGGGGTGTCGGCTACCCCTCCGGAAACCATCTCCAGGGCCAGGGAAATCGGGCTGGCCTCGGGCCTGCGTTATGTTTTCGCCGGCAATCTTCCCGGTATCGGAGGAGAAGATACGGTCTGCCATCATTGTGGTGAGGTGTTGGTTGAACGCTATGGTTTCGCGGTGCTTCGTAATCAGATTTCCGGGGCCGCCTGTCCGGCCTGCGGGACGCCCGTCGCCGGTATCTTTTAG